A genome region from Chloroflexia bacterium SDU3-3 includes the following:
- the cobI gene encoding precorrin-2 C(20)-methyltransferase gives MTTQRITVVGLGPGDPDLITIKGMRAIADADIIFVPRSRDGESSLALQIARPWLRPDQQVVELGLVMARDAAKMTPAWQAAAGQIHAALAERAGQGGAARGAYLLLGDPLLFGTFTYIWAELAKDAPHIQIDFIPGVTSVAAAAAASQVVLGATSDRVAIIPAIDNSDADDLRHLVEQFETVVLMKVGRRIGHVIDTLESIGMLENAVFAERVGLPEQRLVRDLRELRGQECSYFSIVIVRKS, from the coding sequence ATGACCACCCAGCGCATCACCGTCGTCGGTCTCGGCCCCGGCGACCCCGACCTGATCACGATCAAGGGCATGCGGGCCATCGCCGACGCCGACATCATCTTTGTGCCGCGCAGCCGCGACGGCGAGAGCAGCCTGGCGCTGCAGATCGCCCGCCCATGGCTGCGCCCCGATCAGCAGGTGGTGGAGCTAGGGCTGGTGATGGCCCGCGACGCCGCCAAGATGACCCCGGCGTGGCAGGCGGCGGCTGGCCAGATCCACGCCGCGCTGGCCGAGCGGGCGGGCCAGGGCGGCGCGGCGCGGGGTGCCTACCTGCTGCTGGGCGACCCGCTGCTGTTCGGCACCTTCACCTACATCTGGGCCGAGCTGGCCAAAGACGCCCCGCACATCCAGATCGACTTCATCCCGGGCGTCACATCCGTGGCCGCCGCCGCCGCCGCATCCCAGGTGGTGCTGGGCGCGACCAGCGACCGCGTGGCGATCATCCCCGCCATCGACAACAGCGACGCCGATGACCTGCGCCACCTGGTCGAGCAGTTCGAGACCGTGGTGCTGATGAAGGTTGGCCGCCGGATCGGCCATGTGATCGACACGCTTGAGTCCATCGGCATGCTGGAAAACGCCGTCTTCGCCGAGCGCGTGGGCCTGCCCGAGCAGCGGCTGGTGCGCGACCTGCGCGAGCTGCGCGGCCAGGAGTGCTCGTACTTCTCCATCGTTATTGTGAGGAAATCATGA
- the cobM gene encoding precorrin-4 C(11)-methyltransferase, with protein MTYTVTPGTVYFVGAGPGAPDLITMRGHDVIAQADLVLYADSLVDETVAAINRKPEARIIGSSEMHLGQMIDLMQEAAAAGQVVARVHSGDPALYGATHEQMAALDGLGIPYEIVPGVTVAFAAAARLNVELTVPEVVQSIILTRAAGRVPMPERESLVGLAAHGASLAIYLGITRIRRVAEELIASGGYTADSPVAVLHRVTWPDESMVLGTLGDIADKVREAGYTRQALILVSPALESALTGSKVSTTSNLYDRSYTHRFRRGEGGGDE; from the coding sequence ATGACCTACACCGTCACCCCCGGCACCGTCTACTTTGTAGGCGCTGGCCCGGGCGCTCCCGACCTGATCACCATGCGCGGCCACGACGTGATCGCCCAGGCCGACCTAGTGCTCTACGCCGACAGCCTGGTCGATGAGACCGTGGCCGCGATCAACCGCAAGCCCGAGGCCCGGATCATCGGCTCGTCCGAGATGCACCTGGGCCAGATGATCGACCTGATGCAGGAGGCCGCCGCCGCAGGCCAGGTGGTGGCCCGCGTGCACAGCGGCGACCCCGCGCTCTACGGCGCGACCCACGAGCAGATGGCCGCGCTCGACGGCCTGGGCATCCCCTACGAGATCGTGCCGGGCGTCACGGTGGCCTTCGCCGCCGCCGCCCGCCTGAACGTGGAGCTGACCGTGCCCGAGGTGGTGCAGAGCATCATCCTCACCCGCGCCGCTGGCCGCGTGCCCATGCCCGAGCGCGAGAGCCTGGTGGGGCTGGCCGCCCACGGGGCCTCGCTGGCCATCTACCTGGGCATCACCCGCATCCGCCGTGTGGCCGAGGAGCTGATCGCCAGCGGCGGCTACACCGCCGACAGCCCCGTGGCAGTGCTGCACCGCGTCACCTGGCCCGACGAGAGCATGGTGCTGGGCACCCTGGGCGACATCGCCGACAAGGTGCGCGAGGCGGGCTACACCCGCCAGGCGCTCATCCTGGTCAGCCCCGCGCTGGAGTCGGCGCTGACGGGCAGCAAGGTGAGCACCACCAGCAACCTCTACGACCGCAGCTACACCCACCGCTTCCGGCGGGGCGAGGGGGGCGGCGATGAGTAG
- the cobJ gene encoding precorrin-3B C(17)-methyltransferase — MSSQKIAVVARTRRGSQLAARIALALGADLAVPSAWSAPAGAAHYHGSVLDEVRRRWPECSALILVMATGIATRACAPMLGDKASDPAVLCLDEGGQWVIPLIGGHQAGANALALRVAQITGGQAAITTASDTQGLPALDGLGKEHGWQIEPGSATTHAMAALVNGETLGLFIDPELKEQAEQVRGWLAECPSIEEVASPEELAAYPAALAVSHRALACWDTIRPTSIRYTPPALVAGIGCRRGVPAPELRAALLATLADAGYHPAALAALATAELKADEPGLRELASELRLPLRIIPTAQLSALDPAGFSPSAAQQRFDIPGVAEPCAQIAAGGPLVVPKRSFERCTVALALTSSREQTQRLSLIGIGPGDLQQMTLAARAALQSAQVVIGYRVYIEQVRPLLAPWQQVIESRMGDEMARAGEAIDMAAAGRHVALISSGDIGIYAMAGPVFELLRDRGWQGSAPAVEVLPGVSAFQMTSARLGAAIAHDLCTISLSDLLTPWEVIERRVQAAAEGDFVISFYNPRSKGRDWQLARSLDILRQHRPPTTPVALARNVSRPDETITITTLAQLDPEQVDMFTLVLVGNSQSYAIAGGMATPRGFERKLEQRGQP, encoded by the coding sequence ATGAGTAGCCAGAAGATCGCCGTGGTGGCCCGCACGCGCCGGGGCAGCCAGCTGGCCGCGCGCATCGCGCTGGCGCTGGGGGCCGATCTGGCCGTGCCCAGCGCGTGGTCGGCCCCCGCCGGTGCGGCGCACTACCATGGCTCGGTGCTGGATGAGGTGCGGCGGCGCTGGCCCGAGTGCAGCGCGCTCATCCTGGTGATGGCCACCGGCATCGCCACGCGGGCCTGCGCGCCCATGCTGGGCGACAAGGCCAGCGACCCCGCCGTGCTATGCCTGGATGAGGGCGGGCAGTGGGTCATCCCGCTGATCGGCGGGCACCAGGCCGGGGCCAACGCCCTGGCGCTGCGCGTGGCCCAGATCACCGGCGGGCAGGCCGCTATCACCACCGCCAGCGACACCCAGGGCCTGCCTGCCCTCGACGGGCTGGGCAAGGAGCACGGCTGGCAGATCGAGCCGGGCAGCGCCACCACCCACGCCATGGCCGCGCTGGTGAACGGCGAGACTCTGGGCCTGTTCATCGACCCCGAGCTGAAAGAGCAGGCCGAGCAGGTGCGCGGCTGGCTGGCCGAGTGCCCATCCATTGAGGAGGTGGCCAGCCCTGAGGAGCTGGCCGCCTACCCCGCCGCGCTGGCCGTGAGCCACCGCGCGCTGGCCTGCTGGGATACCATCCGGCCCACCAGCATCCGCTACACCCCGCCCGCGCTGGTGGCAGGCATCGGCTGCCGGCGCGGCGTGCCCGCGCCCGAGCTGCGCGCGGCGCTGCTGGCCACCCTGGCCGACGCGGGCTACCACCCCGCCGCGCTGGCCGCCCTAGCCACCGCCGAGCTGAAGGCCGACGAGCCGGGCCTGCGCGAGCTGGCCAGCGAGCTGCGGCTGCCGCTGCGCATCATCCCCACCGCCCAGCTGTCCGCGCTCGATCCGGCAGGCTTCAGCCCCAGCGCCGCCCAGCAGCGCTTCGACATCCCGGGCGTGGCCGAGCCGTGCGCCCAGATCGCAGCGGGCGGGCCGCTGGTCGTGCCCAAGCGCTCGTTTGAGCGCTGCACCGTGGCCCTAGCCCTAACGAGCAGCCGGGAGCAGACCCAGCGCCTCAGCCTGATCGGCATCGGCCCAGGCGACCTGCAGCAGATGACCCTGGCCGCCCGCGCCGCGCTCCAGTCGGCCCAGGTGGTGATCGGCTACCGCGTCTACATCGAGCAGGTGCGCCCGCTGCTCGCACCCTGGCAGCAGGTGATCGAGAGCCGCATGGGCGACGAGATGGCCCGCGCTGGCGAGGCCATCGATATGGCCGCCGCAGGCCGCCACGTGGCCCTGATCAGCAGCGGCGACATCGGCATCTACGCCATGGCCGGGCCGGTGTTCGAGCTGCTGCGCGACCGTGGCTGGCAGGGCAGCGCGCCAGCGGTGGAGGTGCTGCCCGGCGTCAGCGCCTTCCAGATGACCTCGGCACGGCTGGGCGCGGCCATCGCCCACGATCTCTGCACCATCAGCCTGAGCGACCTGCTCACGCCCTGGGAGGTGATCGAGCGGCGCGTGCAGGCCGCCGCCGAGGGCGACTTCGTGATCTCGTTCTACAACCCGCGCAGCAAGGGCCGCGACTGGCAGCTGGCCCGCTCGCTCGACATCCTGCGCCAGCACCGCCCGCCCACCACGCCCGTCGCCCTGGCCCGCAACGTCTCGCGCCCCGATGAGACCATCACCATCACCACGCTGGCCCAGCTCGACCCCGAGCAGGTCGACATGTTCACGCTGGTGCTGGTGGGCAACAGCCAGAGCTACGCCATCGCCGGGGGCATGGCCACGCCGCGCGGCTTCGAGCGCAAGCTAGAGCAGCGGGGGCAGCCATGA
- the cobA gene encoding uroporphyrinogen-III C-methyltransferase → MSGKAYLVGAGPGRADLITVRGLNLLRAADVVIYDRLIAPELLEELPQHATRIFVGKGPDRHVMRQDAISALVVEQVRAGYQVVRLKGGDPCVFGHAGEEALALAEAGLPFEIVPGVSSALAAPAYAGVPVTQRGVSTAFAVVTGHTAPGAAADATDWAALARIPTLVVLMGVKRLDQICAALIEAGRAPATPALLVSRGATEQQQTLLADLASLPQRYRERPLPTPSVLVVGEVAAMHAKISWFQPSGLGEGFFDLEDGE, encoded by the coding sequence ATGAGCGGCAAGGCCTACCTGGTGGGCGCTGGCCCGGGCCGCGCCGATCTGATCACGGTGCGGGGGCTGAACCTGCTGCGCGCCGCCGATGTGGTCATCTACGACCGGCTGATCGCACCCGAGCTGTTGGAGGAGCTGCCGCAGCACGCCACACGCATCTTTGTGGGAAAAGGCCCAGACCGCCACGTGATGCGCCAGGATGCGATCAGCGCGCTGGTCGTCGAGCAGGTGCGGGCGGGATATCAGGTGGTGCGGCTGAAGGGCGGCGACCCCTGCGTATTCGGCCACGCGGGTGAGGAGGCCCTAGCCCTGGCCGAGGCTGGGCTGCCCTTCGAGATCGTGCCAGGCGTGTCCTCGGCGCTGGCAGCCCCGGCCTACGCGGGCGTGCCCGTCACCCAGCGCGGCGTCAGCACGGCGTTCGCGGTGGTCACCGGCCACACCGCCCCGGGCGCTGCCGCCGACGCCACCGACTGGGCCGCGCTAGCCCGCATTCCCACCCTGGTGGTGCTGATGGGGGTCAAGCGGCTCGATCAGATCTGCGCCGCGCTGATCGAGGCTGGCCGCGCCCCTGCGACGCCAGCGCTACTAGTCAGCCGCGGCGCGACCGAGCAGCAGCAGACGCTGCTGGCCGACTTGGCCAGCCTGCCCCAGCGATACCGCGAGCGTCCGCTGCCCACGCCGTCGGTGCTGGTGGTGGGCGAGGTGGCCGCAATGCACGCCAAAATCAGCTGGTTCCAGCCCAGCGGCCTGGGCGAGGGCTTCTTCGATCTGGAGGATGGAGAGTGA
- a CDS encoding cobyrinate a,c-diamide synthase, translating to MQRTPMPRLVLAAAMSGSGKTTIAAGLIAALVRRGLAVAPFKCGPDYIDPSYHALAAGRPCANLDAWMLPPEQIAGILARRAHGADMAVVEGVMGLFDGYAGDDDTGSTAHIARLTSSPVVLVLDVRSMARTAAALVKGLRDFDPRLGVAGVILNRAGSQRHAAMVAQAIEGELGLPVLGQLLRDEQITLPERHLGLVPTAEDGRWQQWLDAMAERVTSSIDIDQLLQIARSAPPLAWRAPPQPAALGGPAPTIAVAADEAFSFRYPENEELLTAAGAQVRLFSPMRDAALPQGTSAIYLCGGFPELYAQQLAANAPMRQAIAAASQAGMPIYAECGGLMYLTEAVVDAEGRRFPMVGALQGRSEMTTRLTLGYRTLCAQRDSWLWRAGEAMRGHEFHYSTWGGAGQHPAPYQIQPDALRPQARAEGAQVGQTIASYVHLHFLAMPELATRFVRAAAQFQHR from the coding sequence ATGCAGCGCACGCCCATGCCGCGCCTGGTGCTGGCCGCCGCCATGAGCGGCAGCGGCAAGACCACCATCGCCGCCGGTCTGATCGCCGCGCTGGTGCGGCGCGGGCTGGCGGTCGCGCCGTTCAAGTGCGGGCCAGACTACATCGACCCCAGCTACCACGCGCTGGCGGCGGGCAGGCCCTGCGCCAACCTGGACGCCTGGATGCTGCCGCCTGAGCAGATCGCTGGCATCCTGGCCCGCCGCGCCCACGGTGCCGACATGGCCGTGGTCGAGGGCGTGATGGGCCTGTTCGACGGCTACGCGGGCGATGACGATACCGGCAGCACGGCTCACATCGCCCGCCTAACTAGCTCGCCAGTAGTGCTGGTGCTGGATGTGCGCTCCATGGCCCGCACTGCCGCCGCTCTGGTCAAGGGCCTGCGCGACTTCGACCCCCGCCTGGGCGTGGCCGGGGTCATCCTCAACCGCGCGGGCAGCCAGCGCCACGCCGCCATGGTCGCCCAGGCCATCGAGGGCGAGCTAGGGCTGCCCGTGCTCGGCCAGCTGCTGCGCGACGAGCAGATCACGCTGCCCGAGCGCCACCTGGGCCTCGTGCCCACCGCCGAGGATGGCCGCTGGCAGCAGTGGCTGGATGCGATGGCCGAGCGTGTTACGTCAAGCATCGACATCGACCAGCTGCTCCAGATCGCCCGCAGCGCGCCGCCGCTCGCGTGGCGCGCCCCGCCGCAGCCAGCCGCGCTCGGCGGGCCAGCGCCCACCATCGCCGTCGCCGCCGACGAGGCCTTCAGCTTCCGCTACCCCGAAAACGAGGAGCTGCTGACCGCCGCCGGGGCGCAGGTGCGCCTATTCAGCCCCATGCGCGACGCCGCGCTGCCCCAAGGCACCAGCGCCATCTACCTGTGCGGCGGCTTCCCCGAGCTATACGCCCAGCAGCTCGCCGCCAACGCCCCCATGCGCCAGGCCATCGCCGCCGCGTCGCAGGCGGGCATGCCGATCTATGCCGAGTGCGGCGGCCTGATGTACCTAACCGAGGCAGTAGTGGATGCCGAGGGCCGCAGATTCCCCATGGTCGGCGCACTACAGGGGCGATCCGAGATGACCACACGGCTCACCCTGGGCTATCGCACGCTATGCGCCCAGCGCGACAGCTGGCTGTGGCGCGCTGGCGAGGCCATGCGCGGCCACGAGTTCCACTACTCCACCTGGGGCGGCGCGGGCCAGCACCCCGCACCCTACCAGATCCAGCCCGACGCGCTGCGCCCCCAGGCCCGCGCCGAGGGCGCGCAGGTGGGCCAGACCATCGCCTCATATGTCCATCTCCACTTCCTAGCCATGCCCGAGCTGGCCACACGCTTTGTGCGGGCCGCCGCCCAGTTTCAGCATCGCTAG
- a CDS encoding S8 family peptidase — protein MNLFTSPEMTPSFMGMLLPNVLRDNEIEYQESFLHGFSAFPWLTDLLCSPVIRFTCMRSKENPMLTQAARTFPQHRTSMFSMLCVAFLCLVGLPPSMALSASELPINDALQASAQQRPASTMRVIVQTLGDTNYVRSAITGLGGTVQREFHIVPALLAEIPARSLDALARTEGVHWISSDTPVKSNQCQQCVDPTFLRSAYAQSVGADRLWNEGPKYLQGQGVGVVVLDSGVNPFNDFYTISGNSRLVSSVRFNEGYNQSVFDAFGHGNHIAGIIGGNGRESQGRYIGIAPGVNLINVKVADNDGSSLTSNLLDGLEWIIANKDTYNIRVVNVSLNSTENESYHVNVLDAALEVLWNQGVVVVVSAGNFGGGALYPPANDPFLITVGAADDRGTPSLADDAVASFSSYGVTSDGFAKPDLVAPGVNLVSFMGGNGPLLAAQHPDHVVESVYFRMSGTSMAAPVVSGAVALLLQSDPSLTPDEVKYRLMSTARPFGLGGNAGAGYLDVYAAVHASGKATANDGVPVSQLTWQIAGNTLDSWYDVNWSSVRQFSSVRQFSSVRQFSSVRQFSSVRQFSSVYHGSDYWGN, from the coding sequence ATGAACCTGTTCACGTCGCCTGAGATGACGCCTTCTTTCATGGGAATGTTGCTTCCCAATGTGCTGCGGGACAATGAGATCGAATACCAAGAATCATTCTTGCACGGCTTCTCAGCTTTTCCTTGGCTAACAGATCTCTTATGCTCGCCAGTTATCAGGTTCACGTGCATGAGATCAAAGGAGAATCCTATGCTAACGCAAGCTGCACGCACCTTCCCTCAGCATCGTACCAGCATGTTTTCTATGCTGTGTGTCGCCTTTCTCTGCCTTGTCGGCCTTCCCCCATCCATGGCGCTCTCGGCCAGCGAGCTGCCGATCAACGACGCGTTGCAGGCGAGCGCCCAGCAGCGGCCTGCCAGCACCATGCGCGTGATCGTCCAGACCCTGGGCGATACCAACTATGTGCGCAGCGCGATCACCGGCCTGGGCGGCACGGTGCAGCGTGAGTTCCATATTGTGCCCGCGCTGCTGGCCGAGATCCCGGCCCGCTCGCTGGATGCGCTGGCGCGCACCGAGGGCGTCCACTGGATCTCCAGCGACACCCCGGTGAAGAGCAACCAGTGCCAGCAGTGCGTCGACCCGACCTTTTTGCGCAGCGCCTATGCGCAGAGCGTGGGGGCCGACCGGCTCTGGAACGAAGGCCCCAAGTACCTGCAGGGCCAGGGCGTGGGCGTGGTGGTGCTGGATAGCGGTGTGAATCCCTTCAATGACTTCTACACGATCAGCGGCAATTCTCGCTTGGTCTCCTCGGTCCGCTTCAACGAGGGCTACAACCAGAGCGTGTTTGACGCCTTCGGCCACGGCAACCACATCGCTGGCATCATTGGCGGCAATGGCCGCGAGTCGCAGGGCCGCTATATCGGCATTGCGCCTGGGGTCAACCTGATCAATGTGAAGGTGGCCGACAACGACGGCAGCTCGCTGACATCGAACCTGCTGGATGGCCTAGAGTGGATCATTGCCAACAAGGATACCTACAACATCCGCGTGGTGAATGTCTCGCTGAATAGCACCGAGAATGAGTCGTACCATGTGAACGTGCTGGATGCGGCGCTTGAGGTGCTGTGGAACCAGGGCGTGGTGGTGGTGGTCTCGGCGGGCAATTTCGGCGGTGGCGCGCTCTACCCGCCTGCCAACGACCCGTTCCTGATCACAGTGGGCGCGGCAGATGATCGGGGCACGCCCAGCCTGGCCGATGACGCGGTGGCCTCGTTCTCCTCGTATGGGGTGACGTCGGATGGCTTTGCCAAGCCCGATCTGGTGGCCCCCGGCGTGAATCTGGTGAGCTTTATGGGCGGCAATGGCCCGCTGCTGGCCGCGCAGCACCCTGATCATGTGGTGGAAAGTGTGTACTTCCGCATGTCGGGCACGTCGATGGCGGCTCCGGTGGTGTCGGGCGCGGTGGCGCTGCTGCTGCAGAGCGATCCCTCGCTGACGCCGGACGAGGTGAAGTACCGCCTGATGTCGACGGCGCGCCCGTTTGGCCTGGGTGGAAACGCTGGCGCTGGCTACCTGGATGTGTACGCGGCGGTGCACGCCAGCGGGAAGGCGACCGCGAACGATGGCGTGCCGGTGAGCCAGCTGACCTGGCAGATCGCAGGCAACACGCTGGACTCGTGGTACGACGTGAACTGGTCAAGCGTGCGACAGTTCAGCTCGGTGCGACAGTTCAGCTCGGTGCGACAGTTCAGCTCGGTGCGACAGTTCAGCTCGGTGCGACAGTTCAGCTCGGTCTATCACGGCAGCGACTACTGGGGCAACTAG
- a CDS encoding tetratricopeptide repeat protein: MMRSKVTKLTLFLLGQPRVERDGIPLEVDTRKAIALLSYLAVTHKHHSRDALAVFLWPEYSQSRAYANLRRTLWSLNKALAGQSLDVGRETIGLLHTELDIWIDVDHFLALIASCKQHGHAEHELCPLCLEALTDAVALYRDDFMHGFSLSDSAEFDEWQFFQSESMRRMLGNALERLVYGHSLAGQFEAAITYARRWLALDQLNEVAQRTLMRLYAWSEQWSAARRQYQECVRALDEQLGVPPQEETQQLYEAIKLQQVPPAEHSQPFTLLASSPATPAEPVSALLPEAHRHHLPALSGSFFGRTEELKSIARLLGNPACRLLTLVGPGGIGKTRLAVEAAYQALASFSHGAHFVPCSGVSSEAALTTAIADSLNFSFYSGPDPKQQLISYLRQKQLLLVIDNAENLGASVGLLAELLSNAPNLVIMVTSIERLNLSEEWTSEIHGLELPERADDLRAAEYGAVQFFEYSAHRVRADFALSDENVADVVRICHLVGGMPLGIELAASWLRVLSCREIVQEVERNLDFLATSLRDVPARHRSIRAVFEYSWQILSEEEQHVLRSLSVFCVGFCRDSAKEVASATLPMLMGLVDKSLLRRNPSGHFEMLNVIRQYAGEKLREADPEQIYERHSAFFTTMLERCGPQLTSGNHQEALGELKQRLEDIRAAWRWMIDHHSDRSQLFAYYLYQFYEMQSLFLEGEEVFHTMADRLAAQRTSPLAAQHADSVPLLQHQIRRAGMAYRLGMHERAVELLEYALPLFRERQMASEVAFCLTYLGDIARITGAYDRAQALLNEGRVICQQLGNRLLLARVSTNLGIVYGWLGEYLQARTLFQESLDISRLLGDLWGTTRAFINLGTIALYLSEYDESWRKLQESLALAKLLHDQYNIAISLNNLGSVAYELKEYVKARQFQYESLQICYEIGYRLGLAHTLIDLGKVDVALGDTETAWHSFRAALQFAVDLRAIPLALDILVELARLVQDDDPAHASAIIGAVMNHPSSNPEVLEVAQGLAAALHERVAAFGDSEAMQPNFDSIVSLLLNEPLALTRLGLPPMVGVRL, translated from the coding sequence ATGATGAGGTCCAAAGTGACTAAACTTACGCTGTTTTTACTTGGCCAACCTCGCGTCGAGCGCGATGGCATCCCCCTCGAAGTTGACACACGGAAGGCGATCGCGCTCCTAAGCTATCTTGCGGTCACCCACAAACACCATAGCCGCGACGCGCTCGCGGTATTTCTCTGGCCGGAGTACAGCCAGTCTCGCGCCTATGCCAACTTGCGACGTACGCTCTGGTCGCTGAACAAAGCCTTGGCCGGGCAATCCCTGGATGTTGGCCGCGAGACCATCGGGCTGCTGCATACCGAGCTTGATATCTGGATCGACGTCGATCACTTTTTGGCCCTGATCGCAAGCTGCAAGCAGCATGGCCACGCCGAGCACGAGCTCTGCCCGCTCTGTCTTGAGGCTCTGACCGATGCCGTCGCGCTCTACCGCGACGACTTCATGCACGGCTTCTCGCTGTCGGACAGCGCCGAGTTCGATGAGTGGCAGTTTTTTCAGTCCGAGAGCATGCGCCGCATGCTGGGCAACGCGCTTGAGCGCCTCGTCTATGGCCATAGCCTGGCCGGGCAGTTCGAGGCCGCCATCACCTATGCCCGCCGCTGGCTGGCGCTCGACCAGCTGAACGAGGTGGCGCAGCGCACCCTGATGCGCCTCTACGCCTGGAGCGAGCAGTGGAGCGCCGCCCGCCGCCAGTATCAGGAGTGCGTGCGCGCCCTGGATGAGCAGCTGGGCGTGCCCCCGCAGGAGGAGACCCAGCAGCTCTACGAGGCGATCAAGCTGCAGCAGGTGCCGCCCGCCGAGCACTCGCAGCCCTTCACGCTGCTGGCATCCAGCCCGGCCACGCCCGCCGAGCCGGTGAGCGCGCTGCTGCCCGAGGCCCACCGCCACCACCTGCCCGCGCTCAGCGGCTCGTTCTTTGGCCGCACCGAGGAGCTGAAGTCGATCGCGCGGCTGCTGGGCAACCCGGCCTGCCGCCTGCTGACCTTGGTCGGCCCCGGCGGCATCGGCAAGACGCGGCTGGCGGTCGAGGCGGCCTACCAGGCCCTGGCCTCCTTTAGCCATGGGGCGCACTTTGTACCTTGCTCGGGCGTCAGCTCCGAGGCGGCGCTGACCACGGCGATCGCTGATTCGCTGAACTTCTCGTTCTACAGCGGCCCCGACCCCAAGCAGCAGCTGATCAGCTACCTGCGCCAGAAGCAGCTGCTGCTGGTGATCGACAACGCCGAGAACCTGGGCGCAAGCGTGGGCCTGCTGGCCGAGCTGCTGAGCAACGCGCCGAATCTGGTGATCATGGTCACCTCGATCGAGCGGCTGAACCTGAGCGAGGAGTGGACATCCGAGATCCACGGACTGGAGCTTCCCGAGCGCGCCGACGACCTGCGGGCCGCCGAGTATGGGGCGGTGCAGTTTTTTGAGTATAGCGCCCACCGTGTGCGGGCCGACTTTGCGCTGAGCGATGAGAATGTGGCCGATGTGGTGCGGATCTGCCACTTGGTAGGCGGCATGCCGCTGGGGATCGAGCTGGCCGCCAGCTGGCTGCGTGTGCTCTCGTGCCGCGAGATCGTGCAGGAGGTGGAGCGCAACCTGGATTTCCTGGCCACGTCGCTGCGCGATGTTCCCGCGCGCCACCGCAGCATCCGTGCGGTGTTCGAGTACTCGTGGCAGATCCTCTCCGAGGAAGAGCAGCATGTGCTGCGCAGCCTGTCGGTGTTCTGCGTCGGTTTCTGCCGCGACTCGGCCAAGGAGGTGGCCTCGGCCACGCTGCCCATGCTCATGGGCCTGGTCGACAAGTCGCTGCTGCGCCGCAACCCTTCGGGCCACTTCGAGATGCTGAACGTCATCCGCCAGTACGCTGGCGAGAAGCTGCGCGAGGCCGACCCCGAGCAGATCTACGAGCGCCACAGCGCCTTCTTCACCACCATGCTTGAGCGCTGCGGCCCGCAGCTGACCAGCGGCAACCACCAAGAGGCGCTGGGCGAACTGAAGCAGCGGCTGGAGGATATCCGGGCGGCCTGGCGCTGGATGATCGACCACCATAGCGACCGCAGCCAGCTGTTTGCCTACTACCTCTACCAGTTCTACGAGATGCAGAGCCTGTTTCTGGAAGGCGAAGAGGTGTTCCACACCATGGCCGATCGGCTGGCGGCCCAGCGCACCAGCCCGCTGGCGGCCCAGCACGCCGATTCGGTGCCGCTGCTGCAGCACCAGATCCGCCGCGCGGGTATGGCCTATCGTCTAGGTATGCACGAGCGCGCAGTCGAGCTGCTGGAATATGCCCTGCCGCTGTTTCGCGAACGCCAGATGGCCAGCGAGGTGGCCTTCTGCCTCACCTACCTGGGCGACATTGCCCGCATCACCGGTGCGTATGATCGGGCCCAGGCTCTGCTGAATGAGGGACGCGTGATCTGCCAGCAGCTGGGCAACCGGCTGCTGCTGGCACGGGTGAGCACAAACCTGGGGATTGTGTATGGGTGGTTAGGCGAGTATTTGCAGGCACGCACTCTGTTTCAGGAGAGCCTTGACATCTCGCGCCTGCTGGGCGACCTGTGGGGCACCACGCGGGCCTTTATCAACCTGGGCACGATCGCGCTGTACCTGAGCGAGTACGACGAGTCGTGGCGCAAGCTGCAGGAAAGCCTGGCCCTGGCTAAGCTGCTGCACGATCAGTACAATATCGCGATCTCGCTGAACAACCTGGGCAGCGTGGCCTACGAGCTAAAAGAGTATGTGAAGGCCCGCCAGTTTCAATACGAAAGCCTGCAGATCTGCTATGAGATCGGCTATCGGCTGGGGCTGGCCCATACCCTGATCGATCTGGGCAAGGTGGATGTGGCGCTGGGCGATACCGAGACCGCCTGGCATTCATTCCGCGCCGCCCTCCAGTTTGCAGTTGACCTGCGGGCCATCCCGCTGGCGCTCGACATCCTGGTGGAGCTGGCCAGGCTAGTGCAGGATGACGATCCGGCCCACGCCAGCGCGATTATTGGCGCGGTTATGAACCACCCTTCGAGCAACCCCGAGGTGCTGGAGGTGGCGCAGGGCCTGGCGGCGGCGCTGCACGAGCGGGTGGCGGCCTTTGGTGATTCCGAAGCCATGCAGCCGAATTTCGACTCGATTGTCTCGTTGCTGCTGAATGAGCCGCTGGCTTTGACGCGGCTCGGCCTGCCGCCCATGGTGGGGGTGCGCCTGTGA